In one Lolium rigidum isolate FL_2022 chromosome 3, APGP_CSIRO_Lrig_0.1, whole genome shotgun sequence genomic region, the following are encoded:
- the LOC124700220 gene encoding serine carboxypeptidase-like 2, whose translation MDMPKQLLLLLVVVVTAASYGCPAAAAAARERNSITHVKGFDGPLPFSLETGYVEVDETHGAELFYYFIQSERSPQEDPLILWITGGPGCSALSGLLFEIGPLKFDVAGYTEGFPRLVYFEDSWTRVSNVIFLDAPVGTGFSYAREEQGLNVSLTGTGRQLRIFLQKWLAEHPEFASNPLYIGGDSYSGYTVPVTALEIANHPEGGLNLKGYLVGNAATDDKYDTGGKVPFMHGMGLISDELYDAAQGSCMGDFVSPPTNAQCANALQEISQATWAINPVHILEPMCGLAMRPPTTTSNVLARRSARMLVQEQDMLRLPVECRDNGYRLSYIWADDAEVRETLGIREGSIGAWSRCTTLMHFRHDLRSTIPYHRNLTQRGYRGLVYNGDHDMDMTFVGTQAWIRTLGYPVVEPWRPWYANRQVAGFTTEYAYNLTFATVKGGGHTAPEYRPKECLAMLDRWTSTVGKI comes from the coding sequence ATGGACATGCCCAAGCAgttgctgctgctcctcgtcgtcgTAGTTACAGCAGCCAGCTACGGTTgtccggcggcggctgcggcggcaaGGGAGAGAAATAGCATCACGCACGTGAAGGGGTTCGATGGCCCTCTTCCCTTCTCCCTGGAGACCGGTTACGTGGAGGTAGACGAGACACACGGCGCGGAGCTCTTCTACTACTTCATCCAGTCGGAGCGCAGcccgcaagaggaccctctcatcCTCTGGATCACCGGCGGCCCCGGCTGCTCCGCCCTCTCCGGCCTCCTCTTCGAGATCGGCCCTCTCAAGTTCGACGTCGCCGGATACACCGAGGGCTTCCCGCGCCTCGTCTACTTCGAGGACTCATGGACCCGGGTGAGCAACGTCATATTCCTGGACGCGCCCGTGGGGACGGGCTTCTCCTACGCGCGGGAGGAACAGGGGCTAAACGTCAGCCTTACCGGCACCGGAAGGCAGCTCCGGATATTCCTCCAGAAGTGGCTGGCCGAACACCCTGAGTTCGCCTCCAATCCTCTCTACATCGGCGGCGACTCCTACTCCGGCTACACCGTCCCGGTCACCGCGCTCGAGATCGCCAACCATCCTGAGGGAGGCCTGAACCTTAAGGGGTACCTGGTGGGCAACGCCGCCACGGACGACAAGTACGACACCGGCGGCAAGGTTCCCTTCATGCACGGCATGGGGCtcatctccgacgagctctaCGATGCGGCGCAGGGCAGCTGCATGGGGGACTTCGTCAGCCCGCCGACGAACGCGCAGTGCGCCAACGCGCTGCAGGAGATCAGCCAGGCCACCTGGGCCATCAACCCGGTGCACATCCTGGAGCCCATGTGCGGACTGGCGATGAGGCCTCCGACAACAACAAGCAACGTCCTCGCAAGAAGATCCGCGAGGATGCTGGTGCAGGAGCAGGACATGCTGCGTCTCCCCGTAGAGTGCCGGGACAACGGGTACAGACTGTCGTACATCTGGGCGGACGACGCGGAGGTGAGGGAGACGCTGGGCATCAGGGAGGGATCAATCGGTGCGTGGAGCCGGTGCACCACGCTGATGCACTTCCGCCACGATTTGCGCAGCACAATACCTTACCACCGCAACCTGACGCAGCGCGGGTACCGGGGCTTGGTGTACAACGGCGACCACGACATGGACATGACCTTCGTGGGCACGCAGGCGTGGATTAGGACGCTGGGCTACCCCGTGGTGGAGCCATGGAGGCCGTGGTACGCCAACCGTCAGGTCGCAGGGTTCACGACGGAGTATGCCTACAATCTCACTTTCGCCACCGTCAAGGGCGGTGGCCACACCGCGCCCGAGTACCGTCCAAAGGAGTGCCTTGCTATGCTCGACAGATGGACCTCAACCGTCGGCAAGATCTAA